In the genome of Nitratireductor sp. GISD-1A_MAKvit, the window CGATGCACCCTGTCGGGCATCGCGTGGCCCTATTGCGGAGGGTCCTTGCGCGTACCCCTGCATTGCCTCCGGCAGGATATGCCCAAAATCCGGTTGAATGAAAGCGCTTTTCGCAATGGCGAAAGGATCAAGACGGCTGTTCGCTGGCGCGGAACTTATGCTGCGCTGCACACAAATGTTTGACTCCGTCATTGTTAGCCGCAACAAATGGGGAAAGCCGGCCCGTCACAAGGGCTGCACATTTGCATGCGAATGCAAGTCTTCAAGGGAGAAATGTTCATGTCGTCAGCCGAAGCCATCGTCGTCGCCAGTGCCGCCCGAACGCCGGTCGGTTCCTTCAACGGGTCGTTCGCCACCGTGCCGGCGCATGAGCTAGGCGCCACGGCCATTCGTGAAGCGCTGTCCCGCGCGGGGGTGGCGCCGGAGGAGGTGAATGAGGTCGTACTCGGTCAGGTTCTCACGGCGGGTCAGGGCCAGAACCCGGCGCGACAGGCATCGATTGCCGCCGGCCTGCCGAAGGAGACAACCGCCTGGGTGCTCAATCAGGTTTGCGGCTCTGGCCTGCGCACCATTGCCATCGGCATGCAGCAGATCGCCACCGGCGATGCCGACATCATCGTTGCAGGCGGGCAGGAATCCATGACGCTCTCACCCCATTGCGCCTATCTGCGGGCCGGTGTGAAGATGGGTGATTATGCCATGATCGACACGATGATCCGTGACGGTCTGTGGGATGCCTTCAACGGCTATCACATGGGCATCACTGCGGAGAATGTGGCACGGCAGTACCAGCTCACGCGTGAGGAGCAGGATCAATTTGCGCTGGCCTCGCAGAACAAGGCGGAAGCCGCGCAGAAAGCCGGGCGTTTCAAGGATGAAATCGTTCCTGTGACCGTGAAGAGCCGCAAGGGCGAGACTGTCGTCTCCGAAGATGAGTACATCCGTCATGGCGCGACACTTGATGGCATGCAGAAGCTGCGCCCGGCCTTCGACAGGGAAGGCACGGTGACCGCAGCCAACGCCTCGGGCATCAATGATGGCGCTGCTGCTGTTGTTTTGATGCGCGAAAGCGAGGCGGAACGCCGTGGCCTGACACCGCTCGCGCGCATTGCTTCCTGGGCGACGGCAGGTGTGGACCCGGCGATCATGGGCACGGGGCCGATCCCGGCATCGCGTCGGGCACTGGAAAAGGCAGGCTGGAAGGCGGAAGAACTCGATCTGGTTGAGGCCAATGAAGCCTTTGCCGCACAGGGCCCTGTGCCGTGAACAAGGATATGGGCTGGAACCCGGACATCGTGAACGTCAATGGCGGCGCGATCGCCATCGGCCATCCGATTGGTGCGTCAGGCACACGCATTTTCAACACGCTGGTCTTCGAGATGCGCCGCCGTGGCGCGAAGAAGGGACTGGCCACGCTTTGCATCGGCGGCGGAATGGGCGTCGCCATGTGCGTGGAAGCGTTATAGGCTGACTGGTGGCGCGCGGCGGCAAAAGTCGCGCGCCGGCCGGATGATCGCTCAGACACAATGGGCGAAGCCGGCGGGGACGATGCTTTTCTCAGGGAGGCGACCTGTATGAAAACGGCACTTGTTACCGGTGGAACCCGAGGCATTGGCGCGGCCATCGCGACAGCCCTCGGGGAAGCGGGCTATCGGGTCGCGGTGAATTATGCGGGCAATGAAGAAGCGGCGGCACGGTTTGCCAGGGAAACCGGCATAGCCGCCTATAAATGGTCGATTGCCGACTACGATGCCTGTGCCGAGGGGGTTGCAAAGGTCGAATCCGATCTTGGGCCGGTGGATGTCCTGGTCAACAATGCCGGCATCACGCGTGACGTGATGTTTCACAAGATGACGGTGGAAGACTGGCGCGCGGTTGTCGATGTCAATCTCAACGGCGTCTTCAACATGACGCACCAGGTTTTTGCCGGCATGCGTTCGCGCAGATTCGGACGGATCATCAACATCTCTTCCATCAACGGTCAAAAAGGCCAGATGGGGCAGGTGAACTACTCTGCCGCAAAAGCAGGCGAAATCGGCTTCACCAAGGCCCTGGCGCAGGAGGGGGCCCGTTTCAACGTGACCGTCAATGCGGTGTGTCCTGGCTATATCGCCACCGAAATGGTGATGGCGGTGCCGGAAGCGGTGCGGGAGAAGATCATCGCGCAGATCCCGGTGGGGCGGCTGGGCGAGGCTTCGGAAATCGCCCGGTCGGTGCTGTTCCTGGCATCCGACGATGCCGGCTTCATTACGGGCTCGACGCTCACCGTCAATGGCGGGCAATACGTCGTTTGAAGAAAATCTGTGGCCATTGGTGCTTTCGGTACAGGGCGCTGCTGTCGCTCGCCCGCATCCATACTGGCCAGATATTGTATCAATTTGAAGCAATTGAGTTAACGGCTCGTTCAGGCTGCCGGCCAGGTGTTGTGGATAAACTGTGCGCTGTCTGTCGACAGGCGGTGGAAAACACCAGATCTAGCGGTGAACGTAGCGGGAACATGTCGGAATCGCTGATTCGTCGCCGTTTCGTTCCGGGTTTGATCGGAGCGTTAATGCTCTGTCCCTTTGAAACGATTGTCCGCGTTAACGGATTCTAAAAAAACACTAACAGAATCTTGCACTTGCGCGTGGTGGCCAGGGCTGGCTTACGCGGAAGGAGCAAAAGGTTAACGCCGTTTCTGCGATTGCGCCGATTTCTGTTCCGCGGCGATTCAGCATCTAGCGCCTTGTGCTGTGGGGCGCACACTATCTTGCGGTGAACAAAACGAGAAAACTGAAAAGTCAGTGATTCGTCGCTGATTCGTTCCAGACTCGTTCCAAACCTTAACGGAACGAGGGAAACGGGGCGGCGCGCGTCGGTCATTGTCTGTAGGATGGCAGTCTTGCCTTGGAAAGGAAGGTGAAAGCGTGCTAACCGGTAATCTCGCCTATTTCCTCTGAGGTACACGGCTTTCCGGGCCCCATGAATTTCCAAAATCAGAATGCCAAGCAGCAGGTGCTGTCGGGTCGCGGTGTAACAGCCATCCTTGGCCCCACCAATACGGGCAAGACGCATCTCGCCATCGAGCGCATGGTTGCGCATTCCAGTGGGATTATCGGTCTGCCCCTGCGGCTGCTTGCGCGCGAGGTTTATTCGCGTGTCGTTGCCAAGGTTGGCGAGCAGCATGTGGCGCTGATCACCGGCGAGGAAAAGATTTCGCCGCCCGGAGCGCGCTATTCCGTCTGCACGGTGGAGGCCATGCCGCGCGAGGCGGATGTTGCCTTTGTTGCCATCGACGAGGTGCAGCTTTCTGCCGATCTCGAGCGTGGGCACATTTTCACCGACCGGATCCTCAATCTGCGCGGGCGCGAGGAAACGCTGTTGCTCGGCGCCGGGACGATGCGCGGCATTCTTGAAAAGCTCCTTCCTGGGCTTTCCGTCATCACACGTCCGCGGATGTCGGTGCTGACATATTCCGGTTCGCGCAAGATCACGCGGTTGCCGCGGCGCTCGGCCATCGTGGCGTTTTCCTCCGACGAGGTTTATGCGATTGGCGAGTTAATCCGGCGTCAGCGGGGCGGTGTCGCCGTAGTCCTTGGCGCGCTGAGCCCGCGAACGAGAAACGCTCAGGTGGCACTCTATCAATCCGGCGATGTCGACTATCTGGTGGCGACCGACGCCATCGGCATGGGGCTGAACCTCGATGTGGATCATGTGGCCTTTGCGCAGAACCGGAAGTTTGACGGTTTTCAGTATCGCGAGCTCAATCCGGCGGAGCTCGGTCAGATTGCCGGTCGTGCGGGTCGTCATTTACGCGACGGCACGTTTGGTGTGACAGGCCAGGTGGATCCGCTTGCCGATGAGCTTGTTCATCGCATAGAAGCCCATGAATTCGATCCGGTGAAGGTGCTGCAATGGCGCACCGCATCGTTCGATTTTGCAAGTGTTGAGGCATTGAAGGCGTCGCTGGATACGCCGCCACCGGTGGAGGGGCTTGCCCGTGCTCTGCCCGCCGCGGACGCCAAGGTGCTTGAGTTCCTGTCGCGCGATGAAGACATCCGCAAGCTGGCCGAAGGGCGAGAGCGGGTAGCGCTGTTGTGGGAGGCCCTGCGTTCTGCCGGACTACCGCCGCATCGCACCGGCCCACCATGCGGAAATCGTTGGTGCAGTCTTTTCTGATCTGGCGCGAACGGGTCATGTCGATGAAGATTATCTTGGAGAGCAGGTCAAGCGCGCCTCGTCTACCGAGGGCGACATCGACACGCTGTCGCAGCGGATAGCGCAGATTCGCACATGGACATTTGTTTCGCACAGACCGGGATGGCTGGCAGATGCGACACACTGGCAGGAAAAAACACGAGAGATAGAGGACAGTTTGTCCGATGCGTTGCATGAGCGATTGACGAAACGCTTTGTGGACCGCAGGACATCCGTGCTCATGAAGCGCCTGAGAGAGAATGCAATGCCGGAAGCAGAAATCAGCCCCGTTGGCGAAGTCCTTGTCGAGGGGCATCACGTTGGTGAGATGCTAGGGTTTCGTTTTACCGCCGACCGTTCGGCGGAAGGTGAAGACGCGCGCGCGGTGAAGGCCGCTGCCCA includes:
- the phbB gene encoding acetoacetyl-CoA reductase; this translates as MKTALVTGGTRGIGAAIATALGEAGYRVAVNYAGNEEAAARFARETGIAAYKWSIADYDACAEGVAKVESDLGPVDVLVNNAGITRDVMFHKMTVEDWRAVVDVNLNGVFNMTHQVFAGMRSRRFGRIINISSINGQKGQMGQVNYSAAKAGEIGFTKALAQEGARFNVTVNAVCPGYIATEMVMAVPEAVREKIIAQIPVGRLGEASEIARSVLFLASDDAGFITGSTLTVNGGQYVV